ATCGGCTACGTGCCGCAAGACCTGGCGCTGTACGAAGACCTGCCCGCCATCGACAACCTCAAACTGTTTGGCGCCCTGTATGGCTTGAAAGGCGCGCACCTCAAGCAGCGTTGCGACGCGGTGCTGGCGCTGGTCAACCTGGCCGACCGCGCGCGCGACAAGCCCTCGACCTTCTCCGGCGGCATGAAGCGCCGCCTCAATATCGCCGCCGCGCTGCTGCACGACCCGCAATTATTGATCCTTGACGAGCCGACCGTGGGCGTCGATCCGCAAAGCCGCAACGCCATCTTCGACACCTTGGAGACCCTGCAGGCGCAAGGCCGTGCGCTGATCTACACCAGCCATTACATGGAAGAGGTGGAGCGGTTGGCCGACCATATCGTCATCATCGACCACGGCCGCGTGCTGGCCGACGAGACCCCGGCCGCGCTGTACCAGCGCCTGCCCGCGCAGGCGGCGCTGCACGCGGAACTGGCGGTGCCGCCCACGGCCGCGCTGCTGAGTGCCTTGCGCGCGCAACCGGGTGTGACCGCCATCCGCACCGAGGGGGCTGCGCTCGATATCGATCTCGCTGCCAGCGTGCACGCGGCGCCGGTGCTGGCCTGGCTGGCCGCGCAAGACATCCCGGTACTGCATTTCGCCACCGCCCGCACGTCGCTGGAAAACATCTTCCTCAACCTTACCGGCCGCAGCCTGCGCGACTGACGGGAACCACCATGACAGCCATCACTCCCTTCCTCGCACTGGTCCGCAAGGACCTGATCCTGTACGTGAACGACAAGCGCGCGCTGATGCTGCACTTGCTGATGCCGGTGCTGCTGGCGGCGATTTTCGGTTCGCTGTTCGGCGGCGCGTCGAAATCGAATACCGGCAAGATCGACATCGGCCTGGTGGTGCTCGACCAGTCGGCCAGCGGCCGCAAGATCGCCGCCGGCCTGAAAGCCGAAAGCACATTGCGGGTCACCGAGCTGACCGAAGCGCAAGCGCAGGAAAAGGTGCGCGCCGGTAAACTCGCGGTCGCGGTGGTGATCCCCGCCGGCTTCGGCGACGCCGCCGACAGCGCGCTGTTTGCCGGCCCCAAGGGCAAAAAGCCCGAGCTGCCGCTGTACTACGACCCATCGCAATCGACGGTGCTGGCGATGGTCAAGGGCCTGCTCACGCAGCAGGTGATGCAGACCACCAGTTCGGCCGTGATGGGCAGCGCCGGTGCCGCCACCACCGCCAGACAGCTGGCCGAAGTGCGCGCGGCGGCCCGCACCGATCCCGCCGCCGCGCAGCTGGGCGACTTCCTCGACAGCCTGAAAAAATTCCAGGACCAGCGCGCGGTGGCGGACGCGGAAAAGGCGCGCACCGGCGCCAAAGCCGATTCGGCATCCGAGGCGGGCGGCATGTCGATGCCATTCGCTACCCGCGACGAGGCCCTGTCCAGCGGCCCCAAATACAACGGCTACGCTCATTCGTTCGGCGGCATGGGCGTGCAGTTCATCCTGTTCATGGGCATCGAGATGGGCATCGCCATGCTGGCCGCGCGCCGGCTCGGCATCTGGAACCGGCTGCTGGCAGCGCCGATCTCGCTGGCCACCGTGGTGGCGGGGCGCGCGGTGTCGGCGACCGTGATCGCGGTCGGCCTGTTGTGCGCGATCTTCCTGTGTGCGGCGCTGATTTTCGGCGTGCAGGTGGGCAGCCTGGCGGGCTTCCTCGGTGTGGCCGTGGGCTTCGCGCTGGTCACCGCATCGTTCGGCCTGTTGATCGCGGCCTTCGGCAAGACGCCGGAAGCGGCGCGCGGCATCGCCGTGTTTGCGACCCTGATCATGGTGGTGCTGGGCGGCGCGTGGGTGCCGTCGTTCATCTTCCCGCAGTGGATGCAGACGGCCACGCTGGTCATGCCCACGCGCTGGGCCATCGATGGTTTCGACGCCGTCACGTGGCGCGGCCTGGGACTGGCCGGCGCGGCGCCGTCGATCGCGGTGCTGCTGGGTTTTGCGGTACTGTTCGGCGGACTGGCGGTGGCAAAATTTACCCGCGACGGGCGCGGGTAAGTTTTAATCAGCTCAGCTTAGCTCAGCTCAAGTTAGGCGCAAGCCAGCGCTCCACTTCCAGCTTGTCCACGCCACGGCGGGCGGCCATGTCGCTCACCTGGTCGTCGCCGATCTTGCCGACCACGAAGTATTTCGATTCAGGATGGGCAAAATAGAAGCCGGAGACGGCGGCGCCCGGGTACATCGCATACGACTCGGTCAGCACCATGCCGATGTCTTCGGCCTGCATGGTGTTGAACATCTCGCGCTTGACCGTGTGCTCCGGGTTGGCCGGGTAGCCGGGCGCCGGACGGATGCCCAGGTATTTTTCGGCGATCATCTCGTCGTTGGTCAGTGCCTCGTCCGGCGCATAGCCCCACAAGTCCTTGCGCACGCGCTCGTGCAGGTATTCGGCAAACGCTTCGGCCAGGCGGTCGGCCAGCGATTTGAGCATGATCGACGAATAGTCGTCGTGCGCATCCTCGAAGCGCTTTTCGTACTTCTCGATGCCGAGACCGGCCGTCACCGCGAACATGCCGATGTAATCCTTGATGCCGGAGTCTTTCGGCGCGATGAAGTCGGACAGGCACTGGTTCGGGCGCTGCACGCCATCGACCACCGGTTTCACACCCTGCTGGCGCAGGCCATAGTAGGTGAAGTCCACGGTGGTGCGGGTGTCGTCGGTATAGATCTCGATGTCGTCGTCGTTGACAGTGTTGGCCGGCAGCAGCGAGATCACGCCGTTGGCGGTGAGCCAGCGGCCGTCGATCAGTTTTTTCAGCATGGCCTGGCCTTCTTCATAGACCCTGGTGGCCGCTTCGCCCACCACCTCGTCGGTGAGGATGGCGGGGAACGGGCCAGCCAGGTCCCAGGTCTGGAAGAACGGACCCCAGTCGATGTATTTCGCGATCAGGGCCAGGTCGATATTGCGGAACTCGCGGCGGCCGATGAACTTCGGCTTGACCGGTGCGCAGGCGCCGTCGAACGACAGCTTCATGCGGTTGGCGCGCGCATCCTTGATCGACAAAATCGGCAGCGCCTTCTTGTTGGCGTGCTGCTCGCGGATGCGCTGGTAGTCGTCGGTGATCTCCTGGATGTACTGCTCGCGGCTCTCGGGCGTGAGCAGCGACTGCGCCACCGACACCGAACGCGACGCATCGGGCACGTACACTACCGGGCCCTCGTAGTTGTGGGCGATTTTCACGGCCGTGTGGGCGCGGCTGGTGGTGGCGCCTCCGATCAAGAGCGGAATTTTCAGCATGCGGAAGTGATCGTCGCGCTGCATCTCTTTCGCCACGTACGCCATCTCTTCGAGCGACGGCGTGATCAGGCCGGACAGGCCGATGATGTCGGCGTTTTCCAGCTTGGCGCGCGCCAGGATTTCGGAGCAGGGCACCATCACGCCCATGTTCACGACCTCGAAGTTATTACATTGCAGGACCACGGTGACGATGTTCTTGCCGATATCGTGCACGTCGCCCTTGACGGTGGCCATGACGATCTTGCCCTTCGGCTTGGCGACGATGCCGGTGCGCTTTTCCTCGGCCAGCTTTTCTTCCTCGATGTACGGGATCAGGTGGGCCACGGCCTGCTTCATCACGCGCGCCGATTTCACCACCTGCGGCAGGAACATCTTGCCCTGGCCGAACAGGTCGCCGACGATGTTCATGCCGTCCATCAGCGGGCCTTCGATCACGTGGATCGGG
This is a stretch of genomic DNA from Duganella zoogloeoides. It encodes these proteins:
- a CDS encoding ABC transporter ATP-binding protein — encoded protein: MVAGLPVLLQVDGISKSYGERRAVDGVSFQVRQGQTVGLIGPNGAGKSTTVGMICGLLLPDTGTITLDGAPVGQGASPAKANIGYVPQDLALYEDLPAIDNLKLFGALYGLKGAHLKQRCDAVLALVNLADRARDKPSTFSGGMKRRLNIAAALLHDPQLLILDEPTVGVDPQSRNAIFDTLETLQAQGRALIYTSHYMEEVERLADHIVIIDHGRVLADETPAALYQRLPAQAALHAELAVPPTAALLSALRAQPGVTAIRTEGAALDIDLAASVHAAPVLAWLAAQDIPVLHFATARTSLENIFLNLTGRSLRD
- a CDS encoding ABC transporter permease, coding for MTAITPFLALVRKDLILYVNDKRALMLHLLMPVLLAAIFGSLFGGASKSNTGKIDIGLVVLDQSASGRKIAAGLKAESTLRVTELTEAQAQEKVRAGKLAVAVVIPAGFGDAADSALFAGPKGKKPELPLYYDPSQSTVLAMVKGLLTQQVMQTTSSAVMGSAGAATTARQLAEVRAAARTDPAAAQLGDFLDSLKKFQDQRAVADAEKARTGAKADSASEAGGMSMPFATRDEALSSGPKYNGYAHSFGGMGVQFILFMGIEMGIAMLAARRLGIWNRLLAAPISLATVVAGRAVSATVIAVGLLCAIFLCAALIFGVQVGSLAGFLGVAVGFALVTASFGLLIAAFGKTPEAARGIAVFATLIMVVLGGAWVPSFIFPQWMQTATLVMPTRWAIDGFDAVTWRGLGLAGAAPSIAVLLGFAVLFGGLAVAKFTRDGRG